The DNA segment catttgctcAGCTTGGCATTAAATTTTGCATATCTATAGGATtgattttctaatattttgaTTGCACTATTACAACAGAATGGAACAATTGATGCACAGCAACAGAGCTTcaactatatattttaatatccTGAATTCTAGTTGCTATTGCTTTTGGATAGTGTTTCGAGCGAACTGTTTGaaacatatgtacaatatGAATAACTTCaaagaaatgtgaaataattatGTTAGTTTCACTGCTGACaacgaaaaaagaattttaactACATAGAATAGGTATGTgaatgattaaattaaaagacaTTACTCTTTTCGGAAGAAACTAATACCTTACAATCTTATCGttacaaaatttacaaaatagcTTATTTACGcgaaaatttcgaaaattaaatttcgttATGTTTTATCCGAAGCAAAATTCAAGATGAAACTCTGTTGCATACACATTGCGCCACTGCTATATTATAGAATTAGTAagtgaataaataattcaacatATTGTGCAAAAAGGTACTTCGAAggggttttttctttttggtcaTTCCTGCGACTCCGCCGCTTTTGACTTTACGTCGACAGCCGCATCTTGGCCAACGCTGATGTATTGCGTTGCATGACTGTTCGCATACGATCTCTCAGATATTCACAGATCGACGTATAGTTCTCATGGTGTGCCAACTCCATGGCCGTTAAACCATCCTGATTCTTCAACATCACATCACTGCCGGCGGCAACCAACTGTTTACACACGGTCATATGCCCGAACATGGCAGCCGCATGGAGCGCCGACTCGCCGTTGGGTAGGATGCCCAAATTGGGCCGATATTTGAGTAGCACAGTTAGAACCGAGGCGTGACCCTTGTGGGCGGCTTTGAAGAGTGGCGTGGCACCATCACAGCGCACAGTGTCCACATTGGCGCCGTTTTGCAGCAGCACTTTGCAGATATGATCGTGCCCCATTTGGGCGGCTATCCATAGCGGTGTGGCACCATCGATGCGTTTAATATCCATCGATGCATGCGCCAGGATCAACAGAGACAACACCGTACGATGTCCATTCTGGGCCGCAATAAATGCCGCCGAAGCGCGAtcctaaaaacaaaattgaatatgtactaatactaaaataaatttgtattgatGTCAAAACTAACCTTCATGCAGGCATTCACATCGGCGCCACAGTCCAACAGCTCTCTGATAATCTTCACATGTCCGCCTTGAGCGGCCACAAAAAGGGGCGTGCCGCCGTCCAACGATGGCGTGTCCACTTTGGCGCGTGCCTTCAGCAAAATGCGCACCACATCCAAGTGCCCGCCCTGTGCGGCAAAGAAGAGCGCCGTGGTGCCTGTGGATCGTCGCGAGTTCAGCTCCGCGCCCTGTTCCAGCAGCTCCAATACACAATGGATGTGTCCGCCCGCCGCAGCCAGAATAAGTGGTGTGGTGCCGTCCTGCAAGTGGAAATAAGATTGTTGTTTAATTGCTTGATTCACTCAATCGAATGCTCTTTACGAGCTGTCAGCTTTGCTAAGCCCTCTGTTCGCAATAATGAGACAAGCATCATTTGATAGCAAAAACCACATTTGTCCCAAATTATATGATGTGTATAGCAATTAAAGGGAACTGTATTTAATCGAGTAGCCAGTAGCCACCATGGTAGCAATActgttattttaatgaaatgttaatttaCTTAATACTAATATTTTGATATCAACCATTTTGAAACTCTATCAACAAATAACAAGAACTTATTTAAATCGAATGAATTCATCTCGTAttgtcttagttgctttggctgacaatctggtatatgttGGATTTTATGGTGTATTTTCAGTGTAttagtatatcaaatatagctttGGTTatctttaagtatttttttggtatactaatttggtatatcttaatGATTACACCGAACTGccttgattttattaaaattgagaaACGAATATCTTAGAGTCGAACTATTACATTTGCTATATTGATTAAATAGCTTCACAGCTCTTTAGATTATCTCTCTACTGAAATCTTCATTTAAACTGGTTATAGAATTAGTTTACTAACATAACAaaactattaatatatataaatgagattatacaaattaatttttgacgAGCTAAGGCAATTCGTACTcttaatattgtattgtattttactGACAGATCGAATGTTCTAGTTATAGTTACCCAGTCATATCTATTTAAAGGGATATACGATTAACGTTTATTTTCGGTACTTGTTAGTATGATAACTTGGCATCACTAAATTATATGCTACACAGCAATAGAGCTAcaactatatgtatatatatttaaatatgctgaattttaattgctattGCTCTTGAATTGTGTGTTCGTTaaataatttcgattttagttagaatgtgtgtgttaatgattaaattttacattttttaccaTACATTTATTCTCGTTACTAGTTAGAAACTTAACATTACTACGTTAACTAATGAATGTTAAAGaaaatgctatttatttttactttccTTTGTGATTTAATTCTAACATTTTCATAcaaaaaaacttgttaaagTCAAACtgatttatataaaacaaaaactgtcTATGAACAGTTTAACTTTTGacttaatgttaaaatattttcctttttaagtctctttaaaattaaaaattcttaaaacttcaaaaattgttacaaaaattaacaacttaaatattttatggtcGAATTGACCGAGTTGTTATGATATTCGTTGAATAAAAGCGTCACGCGATTTCTGttattacataaaaattgtttaaacaattcGCCGAATTGCACAATGTttaccaacaaaaaagaaaaaatgaagcaCTCAAAGCAGAAAGCGAAAAGTAGTGTTTAAAGGCAAGTTAACACTTTGTTTACAAAAGTACGCACCAATTGGCAAAGAAGCCGAAATGTGCAGCACAAACGAATGagtaaagtaaaattaaatgaaaattaaatttcacttgAAGCGCAGCGAAGCACGAGCTGCTCCAATG comes from the Drosophila sulfurigaster albostrigata strain 15112-1811.04 chromosome 2L, ASM2355843v2, whole genome shotgun sequence genome and includes:
- the LOC133844526 gene encoding ankyrin repeat domain-containing protein 29, whose protein sequence is MSLKKETPSDVMLHLAALRGDVVELRRVLDTGKVHVDCKDEDGTTPLILAAAGGHIHCVLELLEQGAELNSRRSTGTTALFFAAQGGHLDVVRILLKARAKVDTPSLDGGTPLFVAAQGGHVKIIRELLDCGADVNACMKDRASAAFIAAQNGHRTVLSLLILAHASMDIKRIDGATPLWIAAQMGHDHICKVLLQNGANVDTVRCDGATPLFKAAHKGHASVLTVLLKYRPNLGILPNGESALHAAAMFGHMTVCKQLVAAGSDVMLKNQDGLTAMELAHHENYTSICEYLRDRMRTVMQRNTSALAKMRLST